A stretch of Lysinibacillus agricola DNA encodes these proteins:
- a CDS encoding GTP pyrophosphokinase, whose product MKNELEATTLKTLQTELTRFFLAYKFALHEIETKINILQEEFKLIHEYNPIEHVSTRVKSPKSILMKIKKKNLEPSIEAIRESIRDIAGVRITCSFVEDIYKVSAMLQAQHDIEVIDVKDYIAYPKENGYQSLHLIIKIPIFMSDRMEKVYTEIQIRTIAMDFWASLEHKIYYKYNKEVPEHIRFELKEAAIQAAELDRKMERLNKEINILKANEADSAILDPTPIANLAQYLSQLPFYYPSKDEQD is encoded by the coding sequence ATGAAAAATGAACTCGAAGCAACCACTTTAAAAACCCTACAAACAGAGTTAACTCGCTTCTTTTTAGCGTATAAATTTGCTTTACATGAAATCGAAACGAAAATAAATATTTTACAAGAAGAGTTTAAATTAATTCATGAATATAACCCAATAGAACATGTATCAACTCGAGTAAAATCACCAAAAAGTATATTGATGAAGATCAAAAAAAAGAACCTCGAGCCATCTATCGAAGCAATTCGTGAAAGCATTCGTGATATTGCAGGTGTGCGAATCACATGCTCCTTTGTAGAAGATATATATAAAGTGAGTGCGATGCTACAAGCACAACATGATATAGAAGTTATAGATGTAAAGGATTATATTGCATATCCAAAAGAAAATGGCTATCAAAGCTTGCATCTTATTATTAAGATTCCAATTTTTATGTCTGATCGTATGGAGAAGGTGTATACCGAAATTCAAATTCGTACAATTGCAATGGATTTCTGGGCAAGCCTTGAACATAAAATCTATTACAAATATAACAAGGAAGTACCTGAACATATCCGTTTTGAATTGAAGGAGGCTGCCATTCAAGCAGCTGAACTGGATCGAAAGATGGAACGACTAAATAAAGAAATAAATATTTTAAAAGCGAACGAAGCAGATTCGGCAATATTAGATCCAACCCCTATTGCGAATTTAGCACAATATTTATCTCAGCTACCATTTTATTATCCTTCTAAGGATGAACAAGACTAA
- the cymR gene encoding cysteine metabolism transcriptional regulator CymR — protein MKISTKGRYGLTIMIELAKHYGEGPIPLRKIAAEKELSEAYLEQLVSPLRNSGLVKSVRGAYGGYMLANPPSEISAANVISVLEGPIQPVEGIENEEAPQRELWLRIRDAVKNVLDTTSIEDLAQYTEENVAEGYMFYI, from the coding sequence ATGAAAATTTCTACAAAGGGCCGTTATGGGCTAACGATTATGATTGAATTAGCAAAGCATTATGGAGAAGGACCTATTCCACTACGAAAAATTGCTGCTGAAAAAGAACTTTCTGAAGCATACTTAGAGCAATTGGTATCACCACTACGTAATTCAGGCTTAGTTAAAAGTGTACGCGGTGCATATGGTGGGTACATGCTAGCGAATCCACCAAGTGAAATTTCAGCGGCTAATGTTATTAGTGTGTTAGAGGGTCCAATTCAGCCAGTAGAAGGAATTGAAAATGAAGAAGCACCTCAGCGAGAGTTGTGGCTTCGCATTCGCGATGCTGTGAAAAATGTATTGGATACAACGTCAATCGAGGATTTAGCGCAATATACTGAGGAAAATGTAGCGGAAGGCTATATGTTCTATATTTAA
- the hisA gene encoding phosphoribosylformimino-5-aminoimidazole carboxamide ribotide isomerase — MEFRPCIDLHDGKVKQIVGSTLGHTDQEVIENFISNHDSSYYAKMFAKDQLTGGHVIMLGDGNEEAALAALAAYPLGLQVGGGITTENAKKYIDAGASHVIVTSFIFYDGKLNLDRLKKLVQIIGKQHLVIDLSCRMRDGKWFVVTDKWTKFSDFEVNAESIAYIENFCDELLIHAVDVEGKKGGMQESLVRDLAAWTTNPTTYAGGIRSLDDLEKFKKIANGKLHVTIGSALSIFGGDLPYSDAVKYCKKGGVL, encoded by the coding sequence TTGGAATTTAGACCTTGCATCGATTTACACGATGGCAAAGTAAAACAAATTGTAGGCAGCACATTGGGGCATACAGATCAAGAGGTCATCGAAAACTTTATTTCAAATCATGACTCTAGCTATTATGCAAAAATGTTTGCCAAAGATCAATTAACAGGTGGTCACGTCATTATGCTTGGTGATGGAAACGAAGAAGCCGCATTAGCAGCACTAGCGGCATACCCTCTAGGTTTGCAGGTTGGTGGCGGCATCACCACAGAAAATGCAAAAAAGTATATTGATGCGGGTGCATCCCATGTTATTGTCACATCATTTATATTCTATGATGGTAAGCTCAATTTAGATCGACTAAAAAAATTAGTACAGATTATCGGTAAACAGCATCTTGTCATCGATTTAAGCTGCCGTATGCGCGATGGGAAATGGTTTGTTGTTACTGATAAATGGACAAAGTTTAGTGATTTCGAAGTAAATGCTGAATCCATTGCCTATATCGAAAATTTCTGTGATGAACTACTCATTCACGCTGTTGACGTAGAAGGAAAAAAAGGCGGTATGCAGGAAAGCTTAGTGCGTGATTTAGCCGCTTGGACAACAAATCCAACAACATATGCTGGTGGAATCCGTTCTCTAGACGACTTAGAGAAATTTAAAAAAATAGCAAATGGTAAGCTTCATGTTACAATTGGTAGCGCTCTTTCAATTTTTGGTGGAGATTTACCATATTCAGACGCGGTGAAGTATTGCAAAAAAGGCGGGGTATTGTGA
- the mnmA gene encoding tRNA 2-thiouridine(34) synthase MnmA, translating to MKETRDPSQIRVVVGMSGGVDSSVAAYLLKQQGYEVIGIFMKNWDDTDENGVCTATEDYDDVIKVCNQIGIPYYAVNFEKQYWDKVFTYFLEEYKAGRTPNPDVMCNKEIKFKAFLEHAMDLGADYLATGHYARVDRSGDGEVKMLRGIDNNKDQTYFLNQLSQEQLSHVMFPIGHIEKKEVRKIAEEAGLATAKKKDSTGICFIGERNFKEFLSQYLPAQPGNMETMDGVVMGKHDGLMYYTLGQRHGLGIGGDGEPWFVLGKDLERNVLLVGQGFHNDSLYSTSLTAVKMNYTSTKKLPGKFSCTAKFRYRQTDTPVEVEILADGRTHITFAEPVRAITPGQAVVLYDGEECLGGGTIDEVFKNNEKLTYVG from the coding sequence ATGAAAGAAACACGCGACCCCTCACAAATTCGTGTTGTTGTCGGCATGTCTGGTGGGGTAGATTCTTCGGTTGCTGCATATTTACTAAAGCAACAAGGATATGAAGTAATCGGGATATTTATGAAGAACTGGGATGATACAGACGAAAATGGCGTTTGTACAGCTACAGAAGACTACGATGATGTTATTAAAGTATGTAATCAAATCGGGATTCCGTACTATGCAGTAAATTTTGAAAAGCAATATTGGGATAAGGTTTTCACATACTTTTTAGAAGAATATAAAGCAGGACGCACTCCAAATCCTGATGTTATGTGTAATAAGGAAATTAAATTTAAAGCGTTTTTAGAGCATGCGATGGATCTTGGAGCTGATTATTTAGCGACAGGTCACTATGCTCGAGTTGATCGTAGTGGAGATGGCGAAGTTAAAATGCTTCGAGGCATTGACAATAATAAAGATCAAACGTATTTCTTAAACCAATTATCGCAGGAACAATTGTCGCATGTAATGTTCCCAATTGGACATATTGAGAAAAAGGAAGTCCGTAAAATTGCGGAGGAAGCTGGGTTGGCTACAGCGAAGAAAAAGGATTCAACAGGAATTTGCTTCATTGGAGAGCGTAATTTCAAAGAATTTTTAAGTCAATATTTACCAGCTCAACCTGGTAATATGGAGACGATGGATGGAGTCGTAATGGGCAAACATGACGGATTAATGTACTATACACTTGGTCAACGTCATGGTCTTGGAATTGGTGGCGACGGTGAACCTTGGTTCGTACTAGGGAAAGATTTGGAACGTAATGTGTTACTTGTTGGACAAGGTTTCCATAACGATTCACTGTACTCTACGTCATTGACTGCTGTGAAAATGAACTATACTTCGACAAAAAAATTGCCCGGGAAATTTTCATGCACTGCAAAATTCCGCTATCGTCAAACGGATACACCGGTGGAAGTAGAAATTTTAGCGGATGGACGTACACATATTACGTTTGCTGAACCAGTTCGTGCAATCACACCTGGACAAGCTGTTGTATTATATGATGGTGAAGAATGTTTAGGTGGCGGTACAATCGACGAAGTCTTTAAAAATAATGAAAAACTAACATATGTAGGATAA
- a CDS encoding cysteine desulfurase family protein — protein MNSYIYLDHAASSPMNDKVIDAMTTAMQQVYGNASSIHGAGREARKYLDDAREILAKSIGAQPGEIIITSGGTEADNTAIFGTVYARAAEGKHIITTQIEHHAVLHTCEKLERDGFDVTYLPVDENGRVSVEDVRNALREDTILVTIMYGNNEVGTIQPIAEIGDLLREHKAIFHTDAVQVYGLEAINVADLQVDLLSVSAHKINGPKGIGFLYQKAGTPFTSYALGGAHEKKRRAGTENVPAVIGFATAVQIANELREEKRALYNRFKQIMLDVFMQEKLAFHVNGDLEHTLPHVLNVSFSSMEVESFLVNLDMAGICVSSGSACTAGSIDPSHVLVAMFGQGAEELRNSIRFSFGQDLTENDVQHAAEKTAAIVKRLAKK, from the coding sequence ATGAATTCATATATTTATCTCGATCATGCAGCGTCTTCGCCAATGAATGACAAAGTAATAGACGCTATGACTACAGCAATGCAACAGGTTTATGGAAATGCATCAAGTATTCATGGGGCAGGTCGAGAGGCGCGCAAATATTTAGATGATGCACGTGAAATATTAGCCAAATCAATTGGTGCTCAACCTGGGGAAATTATTATAACAAGTGGCGGAACCGAGGCGGATAATACGGCTATTTTTGGTACTGTATATGCACGTGCTGCGGAAGGGAAGCATATAATTACCACTCAAATTGAACATCACGCGGTGTTACATACTTGTGAAAAGCTTGAGCGAGATGGCTTTGATGTGACATATTTGCCGGTTGATGAAAACGGACGTGTTTCTGTAGAAGACGTGCGAAATGCATTACGTGAGGATACAATTTTAGTAACGATTATGTACGGCAATAATGAAGTTGGTACGATTCAACCGATTGCTGAAATTGGTGACTTGTTGCGTGAACATAAGGCTATTTTCCATACCGATGCTGTTCAGGTATATGGATTAGAGGCAATTAATGTTGCTGATTTACAAGTTGATTTACTAAGTGTTTCCGCACATAAAATTAATGGTCCTAAGGGGATTGGCTTCCTTTATCAAAAAGCAGGAACACCATTCACTAGTTATGCATTAGGGGGAGCACACGAGAAAAAACGTCGTGCAGGTACTGAAAATGTGCCTGCAGTGATTGGTTTTGCGACTGCGGTGCAAATTGCAAATGAATTGCGCGAAGAGAAGCGTGCACTATACAATCGCTTTAAGCAAATTATGCTTGATGTTTTCATGCAGGAAAAACTAGCATTTCATGTGAATGGAGATTTAGAACATACGCTTCCACACGTTTTAAATGTAAGTTTTTCTAGTATGGAAGTAGAGTCATTTCTAGTGAATCTTGATATGGCAGGTATTTGCGTATCAAGTGGTTCTGCGTGCACTGCTGGCTCCATTGATCCATCTCATGTTTTAGTTGCGATGTTTGGACAAGGGGCAGAGGAATTACGTAACTCAATCCGCTTTAGCTTCGGTCAAGATTTAACGGAAAATGATGTACAACATGCGGCTGAAAAAACAGCAGCGATTGTCAAAAGACTAGCGAAAAAATAA
- the recD2 gene encoding SF1B family DNA helicase RecD2, which yields MADNLDLFELNKFFILGRPIVSIFHNAQNMYSIVRVKIQETNLQYEDKEIIVVGYFPPLQMDEQYRFTGLLKQHPKYGVQFQIETFTKEVPATEQGIIHYLSSDLFVGIGKKTAETIVEKLGANALRLILEDPNVLDVVPRLSAEKKEVIHRTIEQNLGLERVMIQLNEWGFGPQLGMKIYQTYRTEAIELLTENPYRLIEDVEGVGFFRADELGSKLGITGNHPDRIKAAILHTLNIAALSDGHVYLDAEHVLPLVKDMLEQSQREEIPFETISKACIELREENKICGEETRLYLPSLYFSEVGIASKIVALIERNNKAEHFSKDEIRKTIGETEEMLNVAYAETQANAIEQALNSAVMILTGGPGTGKTTVVRGVVEVYAKLHGLSLNPKEYAQKEEPFPIILCAPTGRAAKRLSESTELPAMTIHRLLGFTGQEKEEETEREVTGKLIIVDEMSMVDTWLAHQLLKSLHEDVQVVFVGDQDQLPPVGPGQVLKDLLASGQIPTVELTDVYRQAEGSTIIELAHQIKRGNITNDLTLKTTDRSFIKASSDQVANVVTQVVKSAVAKGQEIRNIQVLAPMYKGPAGIDNLNKMIQDLINPNDTGTRKELVFGDVTYRIKDKVLQLVNQPESNVFNGDMGEVISIIKAKETIEKQDLLVVSFDGIEVTYQRSELNQLTLAYCCSIHKSQGSEFQTVIMPVVRGYSKMLRRNLLYTGITRAKNFLILCGEPDVLADGLQRTDDLQRFTSLRARLNPMNVVEEVAEVETVPMNEDLQKEKTSIDFKLTVETEPYIHPLIGMDGVSPYDYLDD from the coding sequence ATGGCAGATAATCTTGATTTATTTGAACTAAATAAATTTTTTATACTCGGGCGTCCAATCGTCTCTATCTTCCATAATGCACAAAATATGTATTCGATAGTTCGTGTGAAAATTCAAGAGACCAACTTACAGTATGAGGATAAAGAAATAATAGTTGTTGGATACTTTCCGCCGTTACAGATGGATGAGCAATATCGTTTTACAGGTTTATTGAAACAACATCCAAAATATGGTGTGCAATTTCAAATTGAGACGTTTACAAAAGAAGTGCCAGCTACAGAGCAAGGAATTATACACTACTTATCGAGCGATTTATTTGTTGGAATCGGGAAAAAAACGGCTGAAACAATTGTAGAGAAGCTAGGGGCAAATGCTTTGCGTCTTATTTTAGAGGACCCAAATGTGCTTGATGTTGTACCACGCTTATCTGCTGAAAAAAAAGAAGTTATCCATCGTACGATTGAACAAAATCTAGGCTTAGAACGAGTGATGATTCAACTTAATGAATGGGGTTTTGGACCACAGCTCGGCATGAAAATTTATCAAACATATCGGACAGAGGCAATTGAATTATTAACTGAAAATCCATACCGCCTTATTGAAGATGTTGAGGGTGTAGGTTTCTTTCGTGCGGATGAGTTAGGTTCAAAATTAGGGATTACTGGTAATCATCCAGACCGTATTAAGGCGGCGATTTTACATACTCTGAATATAGCAGCTTTATCGGACGGGCATGTATATTTAGATGCAGAACATGTTTTACCGCTAGTAAAAGATATGCTTGAGCAAAGCCAACGAGAGGAAATTCCTTTTGAGACCATTTCTAAAGCTTGCATCGAATTGCGTGAGGAAAATAAAATTTGTGGGGAAGAAACGAGATTATATTTACCATCTCTATATTTCTCAGAAGTCGGAATTGCATCAAAAATAGTAGCTTTAATCGAACGTAACAATAAGGCTGAGCATTTTAGCAAGGACGAAATACGCAAAACGATTGGTGAAACTGAAGAAATGCTTAATGTCGCATATGCCGAAACACAAGCGAATGCTATTGAACAGGCCTTAAACTCAGCCGTTATGATTTTAACTGGTGGACCTGGTACTGGTAAAACAACTGTTGTTCGGGGTGTAGTAGAAGTGTATGCAAAGCTACACGGACTATCATTAAACCCGAAGGAATACGCACAAAAAGAAGAGCCCTTTCCGATTATTTTATGTGCTCCAACAGGACGTGCTGCCAAGCGTTTATCGGAATCAACAGAACTTCCAGCAATGACAATTCATCGACTGCTAGGCTTTACTGGCCAGGAGAAAGAGGAAGAAACTGAGCGTGAGGTTACAGGGAAACTCATTATTGTAGACGAAATGTCGATGGTTGATACTTGGCTCGCGCATCAATTATTAAAATCCTTGCATGAGGATGTTCAAGTTGTATTTGTTGGCGATCAAGATCAGCTTCCACCGGTAGGACCAGGACAGGTGTTAAAGGATTTGTTGGCTTCCGGGCAAATACCTACTGTTGAATTAACAGATGTATATCGGCAAGCAGAGGGCTCAACGATTATTGAACTTGCTCATCAAATTAAACGTGGTAATATCACAAATGACCTAACGTTAAAAACGACGGACCGTTCATTTATTAAAGCCTCTTCAGATCAGGTAGCAAACGTTGTCACACAAGTTGTGAAAAGTGCGGTTGCCAAAGGTCAAGAAATTCGTAATATCCAAGTGTTAGCACCAATGTACAAAGGTCCCGCAGGAATAGACAATTTAAATAAAATGATTCAGGATCTTATTAATCCAAACGATACTGGTACTAGAAAAGAGCTCGTCTTTGGTGATGTCACATATCGCATAAAGGATAAAGTTTTACAGCTTGTTAATCAACCAGAGAGCAATGTTTTTAATGGTGATATGGGTGAGGTAATCAGTATTATTAAGGCAAAGGAAACAATTGAGAAACAAGATTTGCTTGTTGTGTCATTCGACGGTATTGAAGTAACTTATCAGCGTAGTGAACTCAATCAATTGACACTTGCCTACTGTTGTTCAATTCATAAATCGCAAGGCTCTGAGTTCCAAACAGTTATAATGCCGGTTGTACGTGGCTATTCTAAAATGTTACGTCGTAATTTGTTATATACAGGTATTACGCGTGCAAAAAATTTCTTGATTTTATGTGGTGAGCCGGATGTGTTAGCAGATGGCTTACAGCGTACGGATGATTTACAGCGCTTTACGTCTTTACGTGCAAGGCTCAATCCAATGAATGTGGTAGAGGAAGTTGCAGAAGTAGAAACGGTTCCAATGAACGAGGATTTACAGAAAGAAAAAACATCAATTGATTTCAAGTTAACGGTAGAAACGGAGCCATATATCCATCCATTGATTGGAATGGATGGTGTCTCACCGTATGATTATTTAGATGATTAA
- a CDS encoding replication-associated recombination protein A yields MHNEPLAYRMRPLTLDEIVGHQDFIGPTTALYKMIQNEHIPSMLLYGEPGIGKTSIANAVAGSSKLPFFALNATRAGKKDVEDIVQEARISGKVLLFLDEIHRFNKLQQDNLLPHVENGSIILIGATTENPYHDVNPAIRSRCGEIYQLKRLTKENLIELIRKALSDEKRGLGKHHFALTDDQIAQIAGAANGDARKALTLLESIYYASDEVDGQTIAADHIIEHLIGRIGVYGDKKGSHFYNLLSALQKSVRGSDTNAALYYLAHLLETGDLVAVSRRLLVMAYEDIGLANPDVGPHMLAAVQAAERLGLPEARIPLASAVIEMCLASKSNSAIAAIDAAIASIHEGKTGDIPHHLRDAHYEGAKDLGHTGYQYPHNSPIGTFGGWVDQQYLPDELVGTEFYKPVIAGEEKRMAGIYEKLKSFHKDEK; encoded by the coding sequence ATGCATAATGAACCACTCGCTTATCGCATGCGTCCATTAACCCTTGATGAAATTGTAGGACACCAAGATTTTATCGGTCCTACTACCGCTCTTTATAAAATGATTCAAAATGAACATATTCCATCCATGCTACTATACGGTGAGCCAGGTATTGGCAAAACGTCAATAGCGAATGCCGTAGCAGGAAGCTCGAAGCTTCCCTTCTTCGCACTTAATGCTACTCGCGCTGGTAAAAAAGACGTTGAGGATATTGTACAGGAAGCTCGAATCTCGGGGAAAGTCCTACTTTTTTTAGATGAAATTCATCGTTTCAATAAATTACAGCAGGATAATTTGTTGCCACATGTTGAAAATGGCTCAATCATATTAATTGGGGCTACGACGGAAAATCCGTATCATGATGTAAATCCCGCTATCCGCTCACGTTGTGGAGAAATATATCAACTAAAACGTTTAACGAAAGAAAATTTAATCGAGCTTATTAGAAAAGCACTTTCTGATGAAAAACGCGGGCTAGGTAAACATCATTTTGCATTAACAGACGATCAAATTGCTCAAATTGCTGGAGCAGCTAATGGTGATGCGCGGAAGGCATTGACTTTGCTTGAATCGATTTATTATGCAAGTGATGAAGTTGACGGTCAAACAATTGCAGCTGATCATATCATTGAGCATCTTATCGGAAGAATCGGTGTTTATGGTGATAAAAAAGGGTCGCATTTTTATAATTTGCTATCTGCGTTGCAAAAATCTGTTCGTGGAAGTGATACGAATGCAGCATTGTATTATTTAGCACATTTATTGGAAACAGGTGATTTAGTAGCTGTCAGCAGGCGCTTACTTGTTATGGCTTATGAGGATATAGGCCTTGCCAATCCTGATGTAGGGCCGCATATGCTTGCAGCCGTACAAGCAGCAGAGCGTTTAGGCTTACCTGAGGCGCGTATTCCTCTTGCAAGTGCTGTCATTGAAATGTGCCTTGCATCCAAATCCAATTCTGCAATTGCAGCCATCGATGCAGCAATTGCCAGCATTCACGAAGGAAAAACAGGCGATATCCCACATCATTTACGCGATGCTCATTATGAAGGGGCAAAAGATTTAGGTCATACAGGCTATCAATATCCCCATAACAGCCCGATTGGAACATTTGGTGGCTGGGTAGACCAGCAATATTTACCCGATGAGCTTGTGGGCACAGAATTTTACAAGCCTGTCATTGCAGGTGAAGAAAAACGAATGGCAGGAATCTACGAAAAGCTTAAATCATTTCATAAGGATGAAAAGTAA
- a CDS encoding tetratricopeptide repeat protein, whose product MNFNEQGIQAFQEKRYEDAAQLFTQAIEEEPENAIGYVNFGNLLAVLEDTERAERFFQKAITVDETAATAYYGLANLYFNAERYAEAVKLYEQALKHKIEGADVYYMMGKCFERMENPKLALPYLQRAAELAPEDNQIRLAYAIVLCALEMFEDGKKELDYLIEQDWNNADAHYNLGVLYAVSTEQTEDAMYHLKQAFTLQPEYDQARYIYDMIAQRFN is encoded by the coding sequence ATGAATTTTAACGAGCAGGGCATTCAAGCATTTCAAGAAAAGCGCTACGAGGATGCTGCACAACTTTTTACACAAGCAATTGAAGAAGAACCTGAAAACGCAATTGGTTATGTGAATTTTGGAAATCTCTTAGCGGTCTTAGAGGATACTGAACGTGCAGAGCGTTTCTTTCAAAAAGCAATCACTGTTGATGAAACAGCAGCAACTGCTTATTATGGCTTAGCAAATTTATATTTTAATGCAGAACGATACGCAGAGGCAGTAAAGCTTTATGAGCAAGCATTAAAGCATAAAATTGAAGGCGCGGATGTTTATTATATGATGGGCAAATGCTTTGAGCGAATGGAAAATCCGAAGCTTGCACTGCCATATTTACAACGAGCGGCAGAACTTGCCCCAGAGGATAATCAAATTCGTCTGGCATATGCAATTGTGCTATGTGCTTTAGAAATGTTTGAAGATGGTAAGAAGGAATTAGATTACTTAATTGAACAGGATTGGAATAATGCAGATGCACATTATAATTTAGGTGTACTTTATGCAGTATCCACTGAACAAACAGAAGATGCTATGTACCATCTGAAACAGGCCTTTACATTACAGCCAGAATACGACCAAGCGCGTTATATTTACGATATGATTGCACAGCGATTTAACTAA
- a CDS encoding tRNA threonylcarbamoyladenosine dehydratase encodes MLHQFSRNELAIGTEGLEKLKNTTVAILGVGGVGSFAAEACARSGIGRIILVDKDNVDITNVNRQLVAYLSTVGKSKSGVMKERIADINQECEVIDMHMFYTEETYEEFFAQGIDYVIDASDTVKYKIHIVKECLKRNIPIISSMGAANKMDPTRFKIADISKTHTDPLAKVIRTKLRKDGIHKGVTVVFSDESPIVVRPDVVEHVGKPDAAIRKAKMPPSSNAFVPSVAGLIAASWVVNTILKDVKITRVQG; translated from the coding sequence ATGTTACATCAATTTTCACGTAACGAGCTCGCAATAGGAACAGAGGGACTCGAAAAATTAAAAAATACAACAGTAGCCATTCTTGGTGTAGGCGGTGTAGGCTCATTTGCTGCTGAGGCATGTGCACGAAGTGGTATTGGCCGCATTATTTTAGTAGATAAGGATAATGTAGATATTACAAATGTAAATCGTCAATTGGTTGCCTATCTTTCAACGGTCGGTAAATCAAAGTCAGGTGTCATGAAAGAGCGTATTGCTGATATTAATCAAGAATGTGAAGTAATTGATATGCATATGTTTTACACCGAGGAAACATATGAGGAATTTTTCGCGCAGGGCATAGATTATGTTATTGATGCGAGTGACACAGTGAAGTATAAAATTCATATTGTGAAGGAATGTCTAAAGCGCAATATTCCAATTATATCGAGTATGGGTGCAGCCAATAAAATGGATCCGACTCGTTTTAAAATTGCGGATATTTCTAAAACGCATACGGACCCATTGGCAAAAGTAATTCGTACGAAATTACGGAAGGATGGTATTCATAAAGGAGTAACGGTTGTATTCTCAGATGAGAGTCCTATTGTAGTTCGTCCAGATGTTGTGGAGCATGTCGGAAAACCAGATGCAGCCATCCGTAAAGCAAAAATGCCTCCATCTTCCAACGCTTTTGTTCCTTCAGTAGCAGGCTTAATTGCTGCAAGCTGGGTAGTGAATACCATCTTAAAAGATGTAAAAATTACACGTGTACAAGGGTAA
- a CDS encoding N-acetylglucosamine kinase, translated as MYVLAIDGGGTKTSAVICDEQGNIYAKVVTNRSNPTAMDVQYFKSTIHDILQNLQQQNPQVFAAIDSCFAGMAGVKELQAEEVVVSIVRQYVDKTVAIFVDNDALIALYAGTLGKAGIVQIAGTGAITMGYDSEQHFHRVGGWGYLFDDEGSGYDLGVQVLKTIFQSYDGRGDSTALTDVVLRYFSVENVPQLIECIYGAEHPRTVMAPLSKYVFDVAEKGDHAAISIIEDACKKYYVAIKACYFHMAWEQGNVPVVLVGGVFNNEAFFIPKLQQFTQADELPLQFLTPVLQPIGGAVIAAFKQINVQLGSDFVEAFLKNYEQVGS; from the coding sequence ATGTATGTATTAGCGATTGACGGTGGTGGAACGAAAACGTCTGCAGTAATTTGTGATGAGCAAGGCAATATTTACGCCAAAGTAGTAACTAATCGTAGTAACCCAACAGCAATGGATGTTCAGTATTTTAAGTCAACGATTCACGATATACTACAGAATTTACAACAACAAAATCCACAAGTATTTGCAGCCATAGATAGTTGTTTTGCTGGCATGGCCGGGGTAAAGGAGCTACAAGCAGAGGAAGTTGTAGTATCAATAGTACGCCAATATGTCGATAAAACAGTAGCTATTTTTGTTGATAATGATGCCTTAATAGCACTTTACGCAGGCACACTTGGGAAGGCAGGTATTGTGCAAATTGCAGGGACAGGTGCTATCACAATGGGTTATGATAGTGAGCAACATTTTCATCGAGTAGGGGGCTGGGGGTATCTTTTTGATGATGAGGGAAGTGGCTATGATTTAGGCGTTCAAGTGCTGAAAACTATTTTTCAAAGCTATGATGGAAGAGGAGACTCAACAGCTTTAACAGACGTTGTTTTACGTTATTTTTCTGTGGAAAATGTACCACAATTAATAGAGTGTATTTATGGAGCGGAGCATCCTCGGACAGTAATGGCGCCGTTAAGCAAATATGTTTTTGATGTAGCAGAAAAAGGAGATCATGCTGCCATTAGCATCATTGAAGATGCTTGTAAGAAATATTATGTAGCGATCAAAGCATGTTACTTTCATATGGCTTGGGAACAAGGGAACGTACCTGTCGTATTAGTGGGTGGCGTCTTTAATAATGAAGCTTTCTTTATACCTAAATTACAGCAATTCACACAAGCTGATGAGCTACCATTGCAATTTTTGACACCAGTTTTACAACCAATAGGTGGGGCAGTAATAGCAGCTTTCAAGCAAATAAATGTTCAGCTCGGTTCAGATTTTGTAGAAGCTTTTCTAAAAAATTATGAACAGGTAGGAAGTTAA